A single window of Caldimicrobium thiodismutans DNA harbors:
- a CDS encoding LpxI family protein → MSEEVNPKIGLISGEGEFPLILAKELKNLDFEVIAVTFSRGQEKRLKELASRVYQIYLGQLERLIEIFKKEGVSDLIFLGKIEKSLALRLSLPDKRAFKLWKRLANREDNTLLKAITEELEKEGFRVRGPAEFLQNFLVEEGCYTDREPTEEEWSDIHYGLRIAKAIGELDIGQCVVVKDRMTVAVEAMEGTDATILRGGKLRNQTIVVKIAKPHQDLRLDLPVVGLHTIENLVKAKASVLALEAGKTFFLQRNKAIELANRYGISIVGVR, encoded by the coding sequence ATGTCTGAAGAGGTAAACCCTAAGATAGGCCTTATCTCTGGAGAAGGCGAGTTCCCCCTGATCTTGGCCAAAGAGCTTAAGAATCTTGATTTTGAGGTCATCGCGGTTACCTTTTCCAGAGGTCAAGAAAAGAGACTCAAGGAGCTTGCTTCCAGGGTCTATCAAATTTATCTCGGTCAATTAGAAAGGCTAATAGAAATCTTTAAAAAAGAGGGGGTTTCAGATTTAATCTTTCTTGGAAAGATAGAAAAAAGTTTGGCCTTGAGATTGAGTCTTCCTGATAAAAGGGCTTTTAAACTTTGGAAAAGGCTTGCAAACCGAGAAGATAATACTTTACTTAAGGCTATAACTGAAGAGCTTGAAAAGGAAGGTTTCAGAGTTAGAGGACCCGCTGAATTTTTACAAAACTTTCTTGTAGAAGAAGGTTGTTATACAGATAGAGAACCTACTGAGGAGGAATGGTCTGACATTCATTATGGCTTACGCATCGCTAAGGCCATTGGTGAACTTGATATTGGGCAGTGTGTGGTAGTAAAGGATCGTATGACTGTTGCAGTTGAGGCTATGGAGGGAACGGATGCCACCATTTTAAGGGGAGGTAAACTCAGGAATCAGACCATTGTGGTTAAAATTGCTAAACCTCATCAGGACTTAAGACTGGATCTTCCAGTGGTGGGTCTGCATACCATAGAGAATCTTGTTAAGGCTAAGGCCTCAGTCCTTGCTTTGGAGGCTGGAAAGACCTTTTTTTTACAAAGAAATAAAGCTATAGAGCTTGCCAATCGCTATGGAATTTCCATAGTTGGAGTAAGATAA
- the lpxB gene encoding lipid-A-disaccharide synthase gives MKKGFKAFSGAKVLKVLIITGEISGDLYGALLVRRIREINPSFHFIGIGGPRLRGSEVEVLFSAEALSLVGIPKPAELKKYLFIYRKIEEFLRKKKVDLVLLVDFPGFNLRIAKLAKNLGYPVIYYVAPQVWAWHKHRINHLKRYVDQLFVILPFEEDFFKNHGIPTRYFGHPLLDVVRVNLPRELFYEIYNLNPETPVVGFFPGSREIEIQRHLPLFIKVYKELKKRNSKIKGILCRAPGLKDSPFWEKAKEEFLILENMQYEVLKYSQASLLASGTITLEAALLQNPAVVTYYLPPWMYFLAKRLVKVPYISLPNLILNREIYPEILQDRSSPSELALALEKVMSEGESIKKSLLELRKALGAPGVTWKIAEEIVKFSQSLKNKP, from the coding sequence TTGAAAAAAGGCTTCAAAGCCTTTAGCGGGGCTAAGGTCTTGAAGGTTTTAATTATCACAGGAGAGATTTCTGGTGACCTTTACGGAGCTTTGCTTGTCCGGAGAATTCGGGAAATTAATCCGAGCTTTCACTTTATAGGTATAGGGGGACCAAGGCTTAGGGGATCTGAGGTTGAAGTCCTCTTTTCTGCTGAAGCCCTATCCTTGGTAGGAATTCCTAAGCCAGCTGAACTTAAAAAATACCTTTTTATTTACCGGAAGATTGAGGAATTTCTGCGCAAAAAAAAGGTTGATTTGGTCCTCCTTGTAGATTTCCCGGGTTTCAATCTGCGCATCGCCAAGCTTGCTAAAAACTTAGGTTATCCTGTGATTTATTATGTAGCCCCTCAGGTCTGGGCCTGGCATAAACACCGCATTAATCATCTTAAAAGATATGTGGATCAGCTCTTTGTGATTCTTCCCTTTGAAGAGGATTTTTTTAAAAATCATGGCATCCCAACGAGGTATTTTGGTCATCCCCTTTTGGATGTTGTGAGGGTAAATCTGCCAAGAGAGCTTTTTTATGAGATTTACAATCTAAATCCTGAGACACCTGTAGTGGGCTTTTTCCCTGGGAGCAGAGAGATTGAGATTCAAAGACACCTGCCTTTATTTATTAAGGTTTATAAAGAGCTTAAAAAGAGAAACTCAAAGATTAAAGGGATCCTCTGTCGAGCTCCGGGGCTAAAGGATTCGCCTTTTTGGGAAAAAGCAAAAGAAGAATTTCTCATCCTTGAAAATATGCAATATGAGGTCTTGAAGTATTCTCAAGCCTCACTTCTTGCCTCAGGCACAATAACCCTGGAGGCAGCTCTTCTTCAAAATCCTGCTGTGGTGACTTACTATCTACCACCCTGGATGTATTTTTTAGCCAAACGCTTGGTTAAGGTGCCTTATATTAGTCTTCCCAATCTTATTTTAAATCGGGAAATTTATCCTGAGATTTTACAGGACAGGAGTTCCCCATCTGAGCTTGCTTTAGCTCTGGAAAAGGTTATGTCTGAAGGTGAAAGTATTAAAAAATCTTTGCTTGAACTCAGGAAAGCACTTGGGGCCCCAGGGGTGACTTGGAAGATTGCTGAAGAGATTGTAAAATTTTCTCAGAGCCTTAAAAATAAACCTTGA
- a CDS encoding Gfo/Idh/MocA family protein has product MRKLKIAVIGVGHLGGFHAQKLCEIESADLKFLVDLSPERLQKVSQGLKERYQREPALYTDFQRVLPEVDAVVLSTPTSTHYEIGKEVLLQGKALFLEKPIADTLPKARELVEMAEQKGIPLQIGYIERFQKAVRLLCERVKNPLFIEAHRLSSFAERNLDIDVVLDLMIHDLDLVFLLKKGVEVDFIHAVGAPLFTNKADIVNARIVFKDQSTCNLTASRISLSKQRKFRVFEKGIYHSVDTLEKSYLEIRPSLETRNFSLDKKNFPEDDPLKEELISFVRGVLEGRELIPSGREALLPLEVAFKIKEEVEKRLQSL; this is encoded by the coding sequence ATGCGAAAACTTAAAATAGCAGTTATTGGAGTTGGGCATCTTGGAGGATTTCATGCCCAGAAGCTCTGTGAAATTGAATCTGCAGACCTAAAGTTTCTTGTGGATCTGAGCCCTGAGCGTTTGCAAAAGGTTTCTCAAGGCCTTAAAGAGAGATATCAGAGAGAACCTGCCCTTTATACTGATTTTCAGAGGGTTTTACCAGAGGTTGATGCAGTAGTCCTTTCTACACCAACTTCTACTCATTATGAAATTGGCAAAGAGGTGCTTTTGCAAGGGAAGGCCCTTTTTTTGGAAAAACCTATAGCTGATACCCTTCCCAAGGCAAGAGAGCTTGTAGAAATGGCTGAGCAAAAGGGGATACCCTTGCAAATTGGCTATATTGAGAGATTTCAGAAGGCGGTAAGGCTCCTTTGTGAACGGGTTAAGAATCCCCTTTTTATTGAAGCTCATAGACTTAGCAGTTTCGCAGAGCGAAATCTTGACATAGATGTGGTGCTTGATCTCATGATTCATGACCTGGATCTGGTTTTTTTATTAAAAAAGGGGGTTGAAGTTGATTTTATACATGCAGTGGGGGCTCCTCTATTTACAAATAAAGCAGATATTGTTAATGCAAGAATAGTTTTTAAGGATCAGAGCACCTGTAATCTTACAGCAAGCAGAATATCCCTTTCAAAACAAAGAAAATTTAGAGTTTTTGAAAAGGGCATCTATCATAGTGTAGATACCTTAGAAAAGTCCTACCTTGAGATAAGGCCAAGTCTTGAGACCCGTAACTTTTCTCTTGATAAAAAGAATTTTCCAGAAGATGATCCTTTAAAAGAGGAGCTTATCTCCTTTGTCAGGGGAGTTCTTGAGGGAAGAGAGCTAATTCCCTCTGGGAGGGAAGCCCTTTTGCCTTTAGAAGTTGCCTTTAAAATTAAAGAAGAGGTTGAAAAAAGGCTTCAAAGCCTTTAG